From Actinopolymorpha cephalotaxi, one genomic window encodes:
- a CDS encoding heat shock protein transcriptional repressor HspR, giving the protein MTGTRAGAPDGSRRSRPAFDVSMDAETPVYVISVAAELTGLHPQTLRTYDRLGLVRPGRSGGGGRRYSLRDIETLRHVIELTAAGIGLEGVRRILELESVVEALGGRVQELEGALEDARLMFERAAEQAAFLPELLPRPSQAVVVWKGRTRRRRQP; this is encoded by the coding sequence ATGACGGGTACCCGTGCCGGCGCGCCGGACGGCTCACGCCGCTCCCGGCCGGCCTTCGACGTGTCGATGGACGCCGAGACGCCGGTGTACGTCATCAGCGTCGCGGCCGAGCTCACCGGCCTGCACCCGCAGACCCTTCGCACCTACGACCGGCTCGGCCTGGTTCGGCCGGGCCGGTCGGGGGGCGGGGGCCGGCGCTACTCCCTCCGTGACATCGAGACCCTGCGGCACGTCATCGAGCTCACCGCCGCAGGCATCGGCCTGGAGGGCGTGCGCCGGATTCTCGAGCTGGAGTCCGTCGTCGAGGCGCTCGGCGGTCGGGTGCAGGAGCTGGAAGGCGCTCTCGAGGACGCCCGGCTGATGTTCGAACGCGCCGCCGAGCAGGCGGCCTTCCTCCCCGAGCTGCTGCCCCGCCCGAGCCAGGCCGTCGTGGTCTGGAAGGGCCGGACTCGGCGCCGGCGACAGCCCTGA
- the dnaJ gene encoding molecular chaperone DnaJ — MGTKEWLEKDFYKVLGVSKDAKPEEIKKSYRKLARANHPDANRGDAKAEERFKEVSEAYSVLSDPAKRKEYDEARSLFGGGGFRFPGGGGGAGGQAGGGFPFDLGDIFTQQQGGNRGGGGLGDILGGIFTGGRTRTPPGTRPRRGADVETEVTIGFRDAVDGVTVPLRMTSDAPCPACSGTGAKAGTMPRVCPDCEGVGMRATSQGGRLAMTEPCRSCRGRGLVVDNPCPTCHGSGRAESARTMQVRIPAGVYDNQRIRLRAKGAAGERGGPAGDLYVTVHVQADERFGRKGEHLTVTVPISFPEAALGGEVKVPTLAGPLVTLKVPPGTPNGRTFRVRGKGAARRDGTKGDLLVTVEVVVPDHLDDKAREALDAYRRATGSDAARGEYDGKEGVR; from the coding sequence ATGGGCACCAAGGAATGGCTCGAGAAGGACTTCTACAAGGTGCTCGGCGTCTCCAAGGATGCGAAGCCCGAGGAGATCAAAAAGTCCTACCGCAAGCTCGCCCGGGCCAACCACCCCGACGCCAACCGGGGTGACGCCAAGGCGGAGGAGCGGTTCAAGGAGGTTTCCGAGGCCTACTCCGTCCTCTCCGACCCGGCCAAGCGCAAGGAGTACGACGAGGCTCGGTCGCTGTTCGGTGGAGGCGGGTTCCGCTTCCCCGGCGGCGGCGGAGGAGCCGGCGGCCAGGCCGGCGGCGGTTTTCCGTTCGACCTCGGCGACATCTTCACCCAGCAGCAGGGCGGCAACCGCGGGGGCGGCGGTCTGGGCGACATCCTCGGTGGCATCTTCACCGGCGGGCGCACCCGGACCCCGCCGGGCACCCGCCCGCGCCGGGGCGCCGACGTGGAGACCGAGGTCACCATCGGCTTCCGGGACGCGGTCGACGGTGTGACGGTCCCGCTCCGGATGACCAGCGACGCGCCGTGCCCGGCGTGTTCGGGCACCGGCGCGAAGGCCGGCACGATGCCGCGGGTGTGCCCGGACTGCGAGGGCGTCGGGATGCGGGCCACCTCCCAGGGCGGCCGGCTGGCGATGACCGAGCCGTGCCGCTCCTGCCGGGGCCGCGGCCTGGTGGTCGACAACCCGTGCCCCACCTGCCACGGTTCGGGCCGGGCGGAGTCGGCCCGCACGATGCAGGTGCGCATCCCGGCCGGGGTGTACGACAACCAGCGCATCCGCCTGCGCGCCAAGGGCGCCGCGGGCGAGCGGGGCGGACCGGCCGGCGACCTGTACGTCACCGTGCACGTACAGGCGGACGAGCGGTTCGGCCGCAAGGGCGAGCACCTCACCGTCACCGTGCCGATCTCGTTCCCCGAGGCGGCGCTCGGTGGTGAGGTGAAGGTGCCCACGCTCGCCGGCCCGCTGGTCACCCTGAAGGTCCCGCCGGGCACACCCAACGGCCGTACGTTCCGCGTACGCGGCAAGGGAGCGGCCCGCCGGGACGGCACCAAGGGCGACCTGCTGGTCACCGTGGAGGTGGTCGTTCCGGACCATCTCGACGACAAGGCCCGGGAAGCCCTCGACGCCTACCGCCGGGCGACCGGAAGCGACGCGGCGCGCGGTGAGTACGACGGGAAGGAAGGCGTCCGATGA
- the grpE gene encoding nucleotide exchange factor GrpE: MSQAEEHEGPVVHDRRRIDPRTGQIREEARATAPSPGAGEAAEPDAGATATTGEPGGAEEASAASAAEVEALKLAVAERTNDLKRLQAEYVNYKRRVDRDRQANQEHAVGSVLTELLPVLDDIGRAREHEELSGGFKAVSEALETSLSKLGLVKFGEAGDEFDPRVHDALMHAYSDDVSGPTCSAILQPGYRLGERVLRPARVAVTEPTVGLPPEQAAQSADAEPAAGADEGATAGADDQPPTDNG; encoded by the coding sequence GTGAGCCAGGCCGAGGAACACGAAGGACCCGTGGTCCACGACCGGCGGCGCATCGACCCGCGCACCGGGCAGATCCGGGAGGAGGCGCGCGCGACCGCGCCTTCGCCCGGCGCCGGCGAAGCGGCCGAACCCGACGCGGGGGCCACTGCCACGACCGGTGAGCCTGGCGGTGCCGAGGAGGCCTCCGCGGCGTCCGCCGCGGAGGTGGAGGCGCTCAAGCTGGCCGTCGCCGAACGCACCAACGACCTCAAGCGGCTCCAGGCGGAGTACGTCAACTACAAGCGGCGGGTCGACCGCGACCGGCAGGCCAACCAGGAACACGCCGTCGGCAGCGTGCTGACCGAACTCCTCCCGGTCCTCGACGACATCGGCCGGGCCCGTGAGCACGAGGAGTTGTCCGGCGGGTTCAAGGCGGTGTCCGAGGCGCTGGAAACCTCGTTGTCCAAGCTCGGGCTGGTGAAGTTCGGCGAGGCCGGCGACGAGTTCGATCCGCGGGTGCACGACGCGCTCATGCACGCGTACTCCGACGACGTGTCGGGGCCGACGTGCTCGGCCATCCTCCAGCCGGGCTACCGGCTGGGCGAGCGGGTGCTGCGGCCGGCCCGGGTCGCGGTCACCGAACCCACCGTCGGGCTGCCGCCGGAGCAGGCGGCGCAGAGCGCCGACGCCGAGCCGGCCGCCGGGGCGGACGAAGGTGCCACGGCGGGCGCCGATGACCAGCCGCCGACCGACAACGGCTGA
- the dnaK gene encoding molecular chaperone DnaK: protein MSRSVGIDLGTTNSVVAVLEGGEPTVVTNAEGARTTPSVVAFAKNGEVLVGEVAKRQAVTNVDRTIRSVKRHMGSDWSASVDGKPFTAQQISAFVLQKLKRDAEAYLGESVTDAVITVPAYFSDAQRQATKEAGEIAGLNVQRIINEPTAAALAYGLDKGSDQTILVFDLGGGTFDVSLLEIGEGVFEVKATSGDNLLGGDDWDSKIVDWLVGQFKNKHGVDLGADKIAKQRLTEAAEKAKIELSSASETSINLPYVTLGESGPLHLDEKLTRAEFQRLTGDLLERCRRPFQQVLRDGGVEVAKIDHVILVGGSTRMPAVAELVRELTGGKEPHKGVNPDEVVAIGASLQSGVLRGEVKDVLLLDVTPLSLGIATKGGVFTKIIERNTTIPTKRSEVFTTAEDNQPSVMIEVFQGEREMARDNKSLGNFELTGLPPAPRNVPQIEVAFDIDANGIVHVSAKDLGTGREQKMTVTGGSALPKDDIDRMVRDAEQYAEEDRSRREAAELRNQADSLVYQTEKFVADNPDSVPAEVKSEVEQDTAALKKALEGEDADALKAAFDKLSESRTKMGSAIYANAQQSQGAPAGEAGDATGSGDGSAAADDDVVDAEIVDDDKPAGAAGDEGQGGQK, encoded by the coding sequence ATGTCTCGTTCGGTCGGTATCGATCTTGGTACGACGAATTCTGTGGTGGCGGTTCTTGAGGGTGGGGAGCCGACGGTTGTGACGAATGCGGAGGGTGCGCGGACGACTCCGTCGGTGGTGGCGTTTGCGAAGAATGGTGAGGTGTTGGTGGGGGAGGTGGCGAAGCGGCAGGCGGTGACGAATGTTGATCGGACGATTCGTTCGGTGAAGCGTCATATGGGGTCGGATTGGTCGGCGTCTGTGGATGGGAAGCCGTTTACGGCGCAGCAGATTTCTGCGTTTGTGTTGCAGAAGTTGAAGCGTGATGCGGAGGCGTATCTGGGGGAGTCGGTGACGGATGCGGTGATTACCGTGCCGGCGTATTTTTCGGATGCGCAGCGTCAGGCGACGAAGGAGGCTGGTGAGATTGCTGGGCTGAATGTTCAGCGGATCATCAATGAGCCGACGGCGGCTGCGTTGGCGTATGGGTTGGACAAGGGGTCGGATCAGACGATTCTGGTGTTCGATCTGGGTGGTGGCACGTTTGATGTGTCGTTGTTGGAGATTGGTGAGGGTGTGTTCGAGGTGAAGGCGACCTCGGGTGACAATCTTTTGGGTGGGGATGACTGGGATTCGAAGATCGTGGACTGGCTGGTGGGTCAGTTCAAGAACAAGCATGGTGTGGATCTTGGGGCGGACAAGATCGCGAAGCAGCGGCTGACGGAGGCTGCGGAGAAGGCGAAGATCGAGTTGTCGTCGGCGTCGGAGACGTCGATCAATCTGCCGTATGTGACGTTGGGTGAGTCGGGTCCGTTGCATTTGGATGAGAAGTTGACTCGTGCTGAGTTCCAGCGGTTGACGGGGGATTTGTTGGAGCGGTGTCGTCGTCCGTTCCAGCAGGTGTTGCGGGATGGCGGGGTCGAGGTGGCGAAGATCGATCACGTGATTCTTGTGGGTGGGTCCACGCGGATGCCTGCGGTGGCTGAGTTGGTGCGGGAGTTGACGGGTGGTAAGGAGCCTCACAAGGGTGTGAATCCTGATGAGGTGGTGGCGATTGGTGCGTCGTTGCAGTCGGGTGTGTTGCGGGGTGAGGTGAAGGATGTCCTGTTGTTGGATGTCACTCCCCTGTCCCTCGGCATCGCCACCAAGGGCGGCGTGTTCACCAAGATCATCGAGCGCAACACCACCATTCCCACGAAGCGTTCCGAAGTCTTCACGACTGCCGAGGACAACCAGCCCTCGGTGATGATCGAGGTGTTCCAGGGCGAACGCGAAATGGCCCGGGACAACAAGTCGCTCGGCAACTTCGAGCTCACCGGCCTGCCGCCCGCTCCCCGGAACGTCCCGCAGATCGAGGTGGCGTTCGACATCGACGCGAACGGCATCGTGCACGTGTCGGCGAAGGACCTGGGCACGGGTCGTGAGCAGAAGATGACGGTCACCGGTGGATCGGCGTTGCCGAAGGACGACATCGACCGGATGGTCCGGGACGCGGAGCAGTACGCCGAGGAGGACCGCAGCCGCCGTGAGGCCGCGGAGCTTCGCAACCAGGCCGACAGCCTCGTCTACCAGACGGAGAAGTTCGTCGCGGACAACCCCGACAGCGTTCCGGCCGAGGTCAAGTCGGAGGTCGAGCAGGACACCGCGGCCTTGAAGAAGGCCCTCGAAGGTGAGGACGCCGACGCGCTGAAGGCGGCCTTCGACAAGCTGTCGGAGTCGCGCACCAAGATGGGTTCGGCGATCTACGCCAACGCCCAGCAGTCCCAGGGCGCCCCGGCCGGCGAGGCCGGCGACGCCACCGGCAGCGGTGACGGCTCCGCCGCCGCGGACGACGACGTGGTCGACGCCGAGATCGTCGACGACGACAAGCCCGCCGGTGCCGCGGGCGACGAGGGACAGGGCGGTCAGAAGTGA
- a CDS encoding M4 family metallopeptidase codes for MKYRRTVGGIAALATVVSGSALALAAPSYAGTMSGPSFLPKKADSSIKVLEGSDGDVTGIAAKGSAIKLPKGTSASPKAAAKAHLQNFAGKLGVDAAQMKTVRSQKVDGGNVVRMQQEINGIPVVAGELVASLDKQNNLEALLGKTAKGSVQAPKKLFSAGASRVVAREYVAKKAEVSAAKLEVKSEGRWIYNPSLLDAPGAPVNRETLKFQVNTPDHAVDYTVFVDSGFHTVALAVSNNHAALKRDICDLNNKDAGDLDGAKCDGSTNKYTRREGGAKSGIADVDKVYDNLGVVSKWYASYAGLDVSTFIGGDSGTLRASTRTCLSQLQPGCPLANAFWSDGIGQMVYGEGVTGLDVTGHELTHGVTSNTSALFYAYQSGAINESVSDTMGELIDLAANPGKAGSDQGWLIGEDEHPASPDLPAPLRSLKDPTKYDQPDRLTSSLWTADQQYRDSGGVHTNSGPGNKTAYLLTQGDTFNGYTIRGIGLAKAFKIYWTAENLMTSGTDYKDLFNVLPLSCRKNIGKTGTYITEDDCAQVDKAVRATELYKDPANAAPVATPYCTTGNVKSSYVQTFDATPSDWSMAGGAGLTKSAYDFDYVNTGKDALALFTQPASGPYPAVTTSTAMSAKKTIPAGSWLRIDYATLFGLYQPSAGATAKLEYDDGSGWKNANNLPGSVNGGPWTQHDSHGWASAKYNLLTLTGKNVRFRITVSGVAGDGDASIMTVDNFKIYTCA; via the coding sequence GTGAAGTACCGACGCACAGTCGGCGGCATCGCCGCCCTGGCGACGGTCGTCAGTGGGAGCGCTCTGGCGCTCGCCGCACCGTCATATGCCGGCACGATGTCCGGCCCGAGCTTCTTGCCCAAGAAGGCGGACAGCTCGATCAAGGTTCTAGAGGGGTCCGACGGCGACGTCACCGGCATCGCGGCCAAGGGGTCGGCGATCAAGCTGCCGAAGGGGACGTCCGCGTCTCCGAAGGCCGCGGCCAAGGCACACCTGCAGAACTTCGCGGGCAAGCTCGGTGTCGACGCCGCCCAGATGAAGACCGTCAGGTCGCAGAAGGTCGACGGCGGCAACGTCGTGCGGATGCAGCAGGAGATCAACGGCATCCCCGTCGTCGCCGGTGAGCTGGTCGCGTCTCTCGACAAGCAGAACAACCTCGAGGCGCTGCTCGGCAAGACCGCCAAGGGTTCGGTGCAGGCGCCGAAGAAGCTGTTCAGCGCCGGCGCGAGCCGGGTCGTGGCGCGCGAGTATGTCGCCAAGAAGGCGGAAGTGTCCGCCGCCAAGCTCGAGGTCAAGAGCGAGGGCCGCTGGATCTACAACCCCTCGCTGCTGGATGCGCCCGGTGCGCCGGTCAACCGCGAGACGCTGAAGTTCCAGGTCAACACCCCCGACCACGCCGTCGACTACACCGTCTTCGTCGACAGCGGCTTCCACACCGTCGCGCTGGCCGTCAGCAACAACCACGCGGCGCTCAAGCGCGACATCTGCGACCTGAACAACAAGGACGCCGGTGACCTGGACGGCGCCAAGTGCGACGGGTCCACCAACAAGTACACCCGCCGCGAGGGTGGTGCGAAGTCCGGCATCGCCGACGTCGACAAGGTCTACGACAACCTCGGCGTGGTCTCCAAGTGGTACGCCTCCTACGCCGGCCTGGACGTTTCCACGTTCATCGGCGGCGACAGCGGCACGCTGAGGGCCTCCACCCGTACCTGCCTCTCCCAGCTGCAGCCGGGCTGCCCCCTGGCCAACGCGTTCTGGAGCGACGGCATCGGTCAGATGGTCTACGGCGAGGGCGTGACCGGCCTCGACGTGACCGGCCACGAGCTGACCCACGGCGTGACCTCGAACACCTCCGCGCTCTTCTACGCCTACCAGTCGGGCGCGATCAACGAGTCGGTCTCCGACACGATGGGCGAGCTGATCGACCTGGCCGCCAACCCCGGCAAGGCCGGCAGCGACCAGGGCTGGCTGATCGGTGAGGACGAGCACCCGGCGTCGCCGGACCTGCCCGCGCCGCTGCGCAGCCTGAAGGACCCGACCAAGTACGACCAGCCTGACCGGCTGACCTCCTCGCTGTGGACCGCCGACCAGCAGTACCGCGACAGCGGCGGTGTGCACACCAACAGCGGGCCGGGCAACAAGACCGCCTACCTGCTGACGCAGGGCGACACCTTCAACGGCTACACCATCCGTGGTATCGGCCTGGCGAAGGCGTTCAAGATCTACTGGACCGCCGAAAACCTGATGACCTCGGGTACGGACTACAAGGATCTGTTCAACGTCCTGCCGCTGTCCTGCCGTAAGAACATCGGCAAGACGGGCACCTACATCACCGAGGACGACTGCGCCCAGGTCGACAAGGCCGTCCGCGCGACCGAGCTCTACAAGGACCCGGCCAACGCCGCCCCGGTTGCCACGCCGTACTGCACCACCGGCAACGTGAAGTCGTCCTACGTCCAGACCTTCGACGCCACCCCGTCGGACTGGTCGATGGCCGGTGGCGCCGGCCTGACGAAGTCGGCCTACGACTTCGACTATGTCAACACCGGCAAGGACGCGCTCGCGCTGTTCACCCAGCCGGCGAGCGGGCCCTACCCCGCGGTCACGACCAGCACGGCGATGTCCGCCAAGAAGACGATCCCGGCCGGTAGCTGGCTGCGGATCGACTACGCCACGCTGTTCGGCCTGTACCAGCCGTCCGCTGGTGCCACCGCCAAGCTGGAGTACGACGACGGCAGTGGGTGGAAGAACGCCAACAACCTGCCCGGCTCCGTCAACGGTGGCCCGTGGACCCAGCACGACTCCCACGGCTGGGCCTCGGCGAAGTACAACCTGCTGACCCTCACCGGAAAGAACGTCCGGTTCCGGATCACGGTCAGCGGTGTCGCGGGCGACGGCGACGCGTCGATCATGACGGTGGACAACTTCAAGATCTACACCTGCGCATGA
- a CDS encoding M4 family metallopeptidase, whose translation MRSRRLVGGLAALATAVSGSALVAMAVPASAGSSTSPAFARTTTPDAVVSQRGNDGSVRVIEPKGGTIARPRGVAADAKPETAAKAHLSTYAKAFGVSSSQLTAASSTKLANGSAVRFDRSVDGVPVFAGQLVVALDQSNNLQFIAGETGGKPTRSFPSVGKLQANKFAGVARKVVATREKLGSTAGLKVRSEGRNWYDGSILGVPGAKGVQPVYTYVVGDARRALQYRVLVDASTGKAALAYSLTERALNRVVCDAKRRVDADTTCDGDANPYARVEGQGPSGVADVNKVYDFFKDTSVRYASYVNLDLTKLIGIDYGDGKGKALRATVRVCTSDPNGCPFANAYWDGQQMVFGEGVTTDDVTGHELTHGVTERTAALAYLYQSGAINEGLSDAWGEIVDLTNGSADDTAANRWKIAEGSSLGVIRDMKNPNAYDQPDKMTSGMWYDDVNFEDNGGVHYNSGVFNKSVYLLADGASFNGYTVRGLGLAKTAKVLWTTQNLLAPGADYKDVFYTMPLACRKNIGQVGTYITEDDCQQVDKAVRATEMYKDPVRGSAKNVDYCANGTSPKASYTEGFESKSGGWTFQGNWVLSSEVGMPYATVGKDSATSWTNAGDNVALTQKAGVKIPAGSYLRFDHSYLIENGDGARIEYNSGSGWHGMAALPNVNGEDTPAAQFGGLKSFAGTSNGFGGTRYDLSSLSGRTVQFRFHSKVGTDTSYWWVDNLKIYTCG comes from the coding sequence GTGAGATCGCGTCGCCTGGTCGGCGGTCTTGCAGCCCTCGCCACCGCTGTCAGCGGTTCGGCGCTGGTTGCCATGGCCGTGCCGGCCAGCGCGGGCTCGAGTACGAGTCCCGCGTTCGCTCGCACCACCACCCCGGACGCAGTCGTGTCGCAGCGCGGCAACGACGGGTCCGTACGCGTCATCGAACCCAAGGGCGGCACCATTGCCCGCCCCAGGGGCGTGGCCGCCGACGCCAAGCCGGAGACGGCCGCGAAGGCGCACCTGTCCACCTACGCCAAGGCGTTCGGCGTCAGCAGCTCGCAGCTGACGGCGGCCTCGTCGACGAAGCTCGCCAACGGCTCCGCGGTCCGCTTCGACCGATCCGTCGACGGCGTCCCGGTGTTCGCCGGCCAGCTGGTCGTCGCACTGGACCAGTCCAACAACCTGCAGTTCATCGCGGGCGAGACCGGTGGCAAGCCCACCCGTTCGTTCCCGAGCGTCGGAAAGCTCCAGGCGAACAAGTTCGCCGGTGTTGCCAGGAAGGTCGTCGCGACCCGGGAGAAGCTCGGCTCGACCGCGGGCCTGAAGGTCCGGTCCGAGGGGCGTAACTGGTACGACGGCTCCATCCTCGGCGTGCCCGGGGCCAAGGGCGTCCAGCCGGTCTACACCTACGTCGTCGGCGACGCCCGGCGCGCCCTGCAGTACCGCGTCCTCGTCGACGCCTCCACCGGCAAGGCCGCACTGGCCTACTCGCTCACCGAGCGCGCGCTCAACCGCGTGGTCTGCGACGCCAAGCGCCGGGTCGACGCGGACACCACGTGCGACGGCGACGCCAACCCCTACGCGCGGGTGGAGGGCCAGGGCCCGTCCGGCGTGGCCGACGTCAACAAGGTCTACGACTTCTTCAAGGACACCTCGGTCCGCTACGCGAGCTACGTCAACCTCGACCTGACGAAGCTCATCGGCATCGACTACGGCGACGGCAAGGGCAAGGCGCTGCGGGCCACGGTGCGCGTCTGCACCTCCGACCCCAACGGCTGCCCGTTCGCCAACGCCTACTGGGACGGCCAGCAGATGGTCTTCGGCGAGGGCGTGACCACCGACGACGTGACGGGGCACGAACTGACCCACGGCGTCACCGAGCGCACCGCCGCCCTGGCGTACCTCTACCAGTCCGGTGCGATCAACGAGGGCCTGTCGGATGCGTGGGGTGAGATCGTCGACCTCACCAACGGAAGCGCCGACGACACCGCGGCCAACCGCTGGAAGATCGCAGAGGGCTCGTCCCTGGGCGTGATCCGGGACATGAAGAACCCCAACGCCTACGACCAGCCGGACAAGATGACCTCCGGCATGTGGTACGACGACGTCAACTTCGAGGACAACGGCGGCGTCCACTACAACAGCGGGGTCTTCAACAAGTCGGTCTACCTGCTCGCCGACGGCGCGTCCTTCAACGGCTACACCGTCCGTGGCCTGGGCCTGGCGAAGACCGCGAAGGTCCTCTGGACGACCCAGAACCTCCTCGCCCCGGGCGCGGACTACAAGGACGTCTTCTACACCATGCCGCTGGCCTGCCGGAAGAACATCGGCCAGGTGGGCACCTACATCACCGAGGACGACTGCCAGCAGGTCGACAAGGCGGTTCGGGCCACCGAGATGTACAAGGACCCGGTGCGCGGCAGCGCCAAGAACGTCGACTACTGCGCCAACGGCACGTCGCCCAAGGCCAGCTACACCGAGGGCTTCGAGTCCAAGAGCGGTGGCTGGACGTTCCAGGGCAACTGGGTGCTCTCCAGCGAGGTCGGCATGCCCTACGCCACCGTCGGCAAGGACTCCGCCACCTCGTGGACCAATGCGGGCGACAACGTTGCGCTGACTCAGAAGGCGGGCGTGAAGATCCCGGCGGGTTCGTACCTTCGCTTCGACCACTCCTACCTGATCGAGAACGGCGACGGAGCGAGGATCGAGTACAACTCGGGCTCGGGTTGGCACGGGATGGCGGCTCTGCCCAACGTCAACGGTGAGGACACCCCGGCCGCTCAGTTCGGCGGCCTGAAGAGCTTCGCGGGTACGTCCAACGGCTTCGGCGGAACGCGGTACGACCTGTCCAGCCTGTCGGGCAGGACGGTGCAGTTCCGCTTCCACTCCAAGGTGGGGACGGACACCTCCTACTGGTGGGTCGACAACCTGAAGATCTACACCTGCGGCTGA
- a CDS encoding formimidoylglutamate deiminase yields the protein MNPEPTAYWCALAWLPPGRVEAGVLVEVAGTRIEAVRTNVPRPPASAVQLPGLTIPGLADVHSHAFHRVLRGRTQDPPGGDGGNSGAGTGTFWTWRDRMYEVAERLDPDSYYDLAVAVYAELALAGVTCVGEFHYLHHGPGGRRYDDPNAMADMLVAAARTAGIRICLLDACYLTGGIGAPLTGVQERFGDGDAERWAGRVDALHERYAGADDVTIGAAVHSVRAVPAEQLPTVAAWAHARAAPLHVHVAEQPRENTDCVAAYGMDPVRLLFERGVLGPRTTAVHATHLDDGGVGLLAETGTTVCLCPTTERDLADGLGPAGALARAGATLVLGSDSHAVVDLFAEARALEWGERLATGRRGHWPASALLTACTEAGHRALGFPDTGVIEAGARADLVSVRLDSVRTAGTDPAHAAQTVVFAATAADVHAVVGGGVQVVAGGRHRRVDDVAGRLDAAIRAALA from the coding sequence ATGAACCCGGAGCCGACCGCGTACTGGTGCGCCCTCGCCTGGCTGCCGCCCGGCCGGGTCGAGGCCGGCGTGCTGGTCGAGGTGGCCGGGACGCGCATCGAGGCCGTCCGCACGAACGTCCCGCGGCCGCCCGCCTCCGCCGTACAGCTGCCCGGCCTCACCATCCCCGGCCTGGCCGACGTGCACTCGCACGCGTTCCACCGTGTGCTCCGCGGGCGAACCCAGGACCCGCCCGGCGGCGACGGTGGCAACAGCGGCGCGGGCACCGGCACGTTCTGGACCTGGCGGGACCGGATGTACGAGGTCGCAGAGCGACTGGATCCCGACAGCTACTACGACCTCGCCGTCGCGGTGTACGCCGAGCTGGCCCTGGCCGGGGTCACCTGCGTCGGTGAGTTCCACTACCTGCACCACGGGCCGGGCGGGCGCCGCTACGACGACCCGAACGCGATGGCCGACATGCTGGTCGCCGCGGCCCGGACCGCCGGCATCCGGATCTGCCTGCTCGACGCGTGCTACCTCACCGGCGGGATCGGCGCGCCGCTGACCGGTGTGCAGGAACGCTTCGGCGACGGGGACGCCGAACGATGGGCCGGACGCGTGGACGCCCTGCACGAGAGGTACGCCGGCGCCGACGACGTGACGATCGGGGCCGCGGTGCACTCGGTCCGTGCCGTACCCGCCGAGCAGTTGCCGACCGTGGCCGCGTGGGCGCACGCCCGGGCCGCGCCACTGCACGTCCACGTCGCCGAGCAACCCCGCGAGAACACCGACTGCGTCGCGGCGTACGGCATGGATCCGGTACGCCTGCTGTTCGAGCGCGGCGTCCTCGGCCCCCGGACCACGGCGGTGCACGCCACGCACCTGGACGATGGCGGCGTCGGGCTGCTCGCCGAGACCGGGACGACCGTGTGCCTGTGTCCCACGACCGAACGCGACCTCGCCGACGGACTCGGCCCCGCGGGCGCGCTGGCCCGGGCCGGCGCCACCCTCGTCCTGGGCAGCGACAGCCACGCGGTGGTCGACCTGTTCGCCGAGGCCCGCGCGCTGGAGTGGGGTGAGCGGCTCGCCACCGGCCGCCGCGGCCACTGGCCGGCGTCCGCCCTGCTCACCGCGTGCACCGAGGCGGGCCACCGCGCGCTCGGCTTCCCGGACACCGGGGTGATCGAGGCCGGTGCCCGGGCCGACCTGGTGAGTGTCCGGCTGGACTCGGTGCGTACCGCCGGGACCGACCCGGCCCACGCCGCGCAGACGGTGGTGTTCGCCGCCACGGCTGCCGACGTCCACGCGGTGGTCGGCGGCGGCGTGCAGGTGGTGGCCGGCGGCCGGCACCGACGGGTGGACGACGTCGCCGGCCGGCTGGACGCCGCCATCCGCGCCGCCCTGGCGTGA